A portion of the Granulosicoccus antarcticus IMCC3135 genome contains these proteins:
- a CDS encoding nitric oxide reductase activation protein NorD, translated as MAEAEDVITDAARHATIYAQNLWRRHRSGQAEDTPLALNDVIPRLDLLLEAAFGRSFTIRTAQTPARATVLARLLRRQDLPASHEAIGSTDGTRLWLPATLPEADSEPATMARFRLLALRQAVRASRGSATWFPIEAPALVRDLYRLLEAHAGDSVLARMLPGTATPLASLGQDALIRRPSLNDFPASKQPFERCVRELMTAPLERPVDLARLFALPGLVPMTACVTPAQTLAFAESIYDSWLSGSSAMTNAAVSRPWLWPDQWTGELRAPKQLERGGSLSACNPESDEQIDSATRSARLERRPEVREAKDDEDDQSPGAWMVQTAAPHEMAEDPMGLSRPTDRDADTAAEDFADALSEVPEARLVSTPGKAREYLLSDDSPDPRARAEIIPININAADSLNYPEWNWRSGTYQYPGATVLLRSANCGSQQWVDDTLAKRAPMLHEIRRRFELLRSVRTRYYRQHDGDNIDLAAYVESLAAYRAGLPLEQRLYSNERRNRRDLAVLLLVDISGSTDSLVSGGKRIIDVEREALLLVCLALDGLNTPYSVQAFSGEGPRAVTVRSVKSFSEPYSDQIALKIAGLEPENYTRAGAALRHATALLMREPSERRLLLMLSDGKPNDIDDYEGRTGVEDMRQAVQEASLQGIAPFCLTVDRQAANYMPFIFGPHRYALLHQPELLPTVLLDWLRRLLV; from the coding sequence GTGGCTGAAGCTGAAGATGTCATCACTGACGCCGCACGACACGCGACTATTTATGCGCAGAATTTGTGGCGGCGGCATCGATCTGGGCAGGCTGAGGATACGCCGTTAGCGTTGAACGATGTCATACCGCGACTCGACCTGTTGCTCGAAGCCGCTTTCGGGCGTAGCTTTACCATCCGGACTGCTCAAACACCGGCCAGAGCGACGGTGCTTGCACGCTTGTTGCGACGCCAGGACCTGCCTGCATCGCATGAGGCAATCGGGTCGACTGACGGGACTCGCCTGTGGTTACCAGCAACCTTGCCGGAGGCCGACTCCGAGCCAGCAACCATGGCACGGTTTCGACTGCTTGCATTGCGTCAGGCCGTACGGGCTTCTCGCGGCAGTGCAACCTGGTTCCCAATCGAGGCACCAGCGCTGGTGAGGGACTTGTATCGTCTGCTTGAGGCCCATGCCGGCGACAGCGTTCTGGCTCGAATGCTGCCCGGCACGGCCACCCCGCTTGCATCATTGGGTCAGGACGCGTTGATACGACGACCTTCACTCAACGACTTCCCTGCTTCAAAGCAACCGTTTGAAAGGTGTGTGCGCGAGTTGATGACAGCACCACTTGAACGCCCTGTCGATCTTGCTCGTTTGTTTGCCCTTCCTGGCCTTGTTCCTATGACAGCCTGTGTCACACCCGCCCAGACCCTGGCATTCGCTGAATCAATTTACGACAGTTGGCTGTCGGGCTCCAGCGCGATGACAAACGCTGCGGTGTCGAGGCCATGGCTTTGGCCGGATCAGTGGACTGGAGAGCTGCGTGCCCCGAAACAGCTGGAACGCGGTGGTTCGCTCTCAGCTTGCAATCCTGAGTCCGATGAGCAGATCGACTCGGCGACGCGTAGTGCACGACTAGAACGTCGTCCAGAGGTTCGAGAGGCAAAGGATGATGAAGATGATCAATCCCCAGGGGCCTGGATGGTACAAACGGCAGCTCCGCATGAGATGGCCGAAGATCCGATGGGGCTTTCACGACCAACTGACCGTGACGCGGATACGGCGGCCGAGGACTTTGCCGATGCCTTGTCTGAAGTCCCAGAGGCGCGTCTTGTCTCGACGCCTGGGAAGGCGCGAGAGTACCTGTTATCTGATGACTCTCCGGATCCGCGTGCACGCGCAGAAATCATTCCGATCAACATTAATGCAGCGGACTCATTGAATTACCCGGAATGGAATTGGCGCTCCGGCACTTACCAATACCCGGGCGCTACTGTGTTGTTACGATCGGCCAACTGTGGGTCACAGCAATGGGTCGACGATACGCTTGCCAAACGCGCACCCATGCTGCACGAAATTCGGCGTCGCTTCGAGCTACTGCGTAGCGTGCGCACACGCTATTACCGTCAGCATGATGGCGACAATATTGATCTGGCCGCCTATGTTGAAAGTCTGGCGGCGTATCGAGCCGGCTTGCCACTGGAACAACGGCTGTATAGCAATGAACGACGCAACAGGCGTGACCTGGCCGTCCTGTTACTGGTCGATATCAGCGGTTCAACAGATAGCCTGGTGAGTGGTGGCAAACGAATCATCGATGTCGAACGCGAAGCTCTGTTGTTGGTCTGTCTTGCACTTGATGGCCTTAATACGCCCTATAGTGTTCAGGCATTTTCGGGTGAAGGCCCACGTGCTGTGACAGTACGATCCGTCAAGTCTTTTAGCGAACCCTATAGCGATCAGATCGCATTGAAAATCGCTGGGCTAGAACCTGAAAATTACACCCGGGCGGGTGCCGCCTTGCGCCATGCAACCGCTCTGTTGATGCGTGAACCGAGCGAGCGCCGATTGTTGCTGATGCTCTCAGACGGCAAACCGAATGACATCGATGACTATGAAGGTCGGACCGGTGTTGAGGATATGCGTCAGGCGGTGCAAGAGGCAAGTTTGCAAGGCATTGCCCCATTTTGTCTGACCGTAGATCGCCAGGCTGCCAATTACATGCCTTTCATTTTTGGACCGCATCGTTATGCGCTACTGCATCAACCTGAATTACTGCCAACCGTATTGCTGGACTGGTTGCGACGTTTGTTGGTTTGA
- a CDS encoding carbonic anhydrase, translating into MLSDLLKHNQRWSASRQLEDPDYFKRLVALQQPEYLWIGCSDSRVPANVITGLEPGEVFVHRNVANLVHRGDMNLLSVLEFAVDTLGIQNIILCGHYGCGGIRAALDGHRHGIVDHWLQPIRDVAESHASVLDACTSKTDSLDRLCELSIQAQVDNLARTPIVQYAWKRGKQVNIHGWVYSLNDGLIRDLECSRSSI; encoded by the coding sequence ATGCTAAGCGATCTTCTCAAACACAATCAGCGTTGGTCCGCGTCACGCCAGCTCGAGGACCCGGACTATTTCAAACGCCTGGTTGCGCTTCAGCAACCCGAGTACCTCTGGATAGGCTGCTCCGACAGTCGGGTTCCGGCCAATGTCATCACCGGGCTTGAGCCCGGTGAAGTGTTTGTACATAGAAATGTTGCCAATCTTGTTCATCGTGGCGACATGAACCTGCTGTCGGTGCTCGAATTTGCGGTTGATACGCTGGGCATACAGAACATCATTTTGTGTGGTCACTACGGTTGTGGCGGAATCCGGGCGGCTCTGGATGGCCATCGCCACGGCATTGTTGATCACTGGTTGCAACCGATTCGAGACGTTGCTGAATCACATGCCAGTGTGCTGGATGCCTGCACCTCGAAGACGGATTCATTGGACAGATTATGCGAGCTTTCAATCCAGGCTCAGGTGGATAATCTCGCTCGTACGCCGATTGTCCAGTACGCATGGAAGCGTGGCAAGCAGGTCAATATTCATGGTTGGGTCTATAGCTTGAACGATGGACTGATCCGCGATCTTGAATGTAGTCGTTCTTCGATCTGA
- the narI gene encoding respiratory nitrate reductase subunit gamma — MNALHNFFFSIYPYICMAVFFMGSLARYDRDQYTWKSDSSQLLRHGQLRWGSNLFHVGILFLFFGHFVGLLTPHFIYEPFISPHAKQLVAIYSGGTAGILCFIGLSLLIHRRVTDPRIRMTSHRTDLAILIILWVQLVIGLITLPYSLMHSDGHAMLQLGEWAQRIVTFRPDHTVLAGLNWPYKIHLVLGMTIFLLFPFSRLVHVWSGFATILYVFRPKQIVRSRRLDQPSAPKQPWRFMKGSDKNG; from the coding sequence ATGAACGCACTGCATAACTTCTTCTTCAGTATCTACCCCTATATCTGCATGGCAGTGTTTTTCATGGGCAGTCTGGCGCGATACGATCGCGACCAATACACCTGGAAAAGTGATTCGTCGCAATTACTTCGTCATGGCCAGTTGCGCTGGGGCAGTAATCTGTTCCATGTGGGAATCCTGTTCCTGTTCTTCGGCCACTTTGTCGGCTTGCTGACGCCTCACTTTATCTACGAACCCTTCATATCACCCCATGCCAAGCAACTGGTTGCCATCTACTCGGGCGGCACAGCGGGTATTTTATGCTTCATCGGACTTAGCCTGCTTATTCACCGCCGGGTAACCGATCCAAGAATCCGCATGACCAGTCATCGTACCGATCTGGCGATTCTTATCATCCTTTGGGTACAACTGGTCATTGGTCTTATCACGCTGCCCTACTCTTTGATGCACTCCGATGGTCATGCCATGCTGCAGTTAGGTGAGTGGGCACAACGCATCGTAACCTTCCGTCCCGACCACACGGTGCTGGCAGGTTTGAACTGGCCCTACAAGATTCATCTGGTATTGGGCATGACCATCTTTCTGCTGTTCCCATTCAGCCGTCTGGTACATGTGTGGAGTGGATTTGCCACCATTCTCTATGTGTTCCGTCCCAAGCAGATTGTGCGCTCACGTCGCCTGGATCAACCGTCTGCGCCCAAGCAGCCTTGGCGCTTCATGAAAGGATCTGATAAAAATGGATAG
- a CDS encoding peptidylprolyl isomerase has product MDSLNQNTVETNKKQPIQGPVPSVNGIILITPDESLSTDELRQRACSEMLRQTAMQEGLLPTDDPAPEAGVMSEAASEAIESLLDRELQAAEEADESACRRYYEGHAAQFTRGERVNARHVLFAVVPGVDVNQLRKRAEACLLDLRCETPGDETNRFASVAGSTSNCPSGAEGGHLGWLTADDCAPEFSREIFGKPEIGVLPRLVHSRFGLHVIEVLEREAGVLPEFEAVRSAVSLALERQRYATALRQYLQLLAGQCEIEGVDLAASSDPLVQ; this is encoded by the coding sequence ATGGATAGCCTTAACCAGAACACGGTTGAAACAAACAAGAAACAGCCAATCCAGGGGCCGGTGCCAAGTGTCAACGGGATTATATTGATCACTCCCGATGAATCGCTTTCAACCGATGAGCTTCGCCAGCGCGCCTGCAGTGAAATGTTGCGTCAGACTGCCATGCAGGAGGGTCTGTTGCCGACTGACGACCCAGCTCCTGAAGCCGGGGTCATGAGCGAAGCTGCAAGCGAGGCAATTGAATCGCTTCTCGATCGCGAGCTGCAAGCGGCAGAGGAAGCTGATGAATCCGCCTGCCGTCGATACTATGAAGGCCATGCCGCGCAGTTCACACGAGGCGAGCGAGTCAACGCTCGCCATGTATTGTTTGCTGTTGTCCCGGGTGTGGATGTCAACCAGCTACGCAAACGGGCAGAAGCCTGTCTGCTCGACCTGCGATGCGAGACACCGGGTGATGAAACCAATCGTTTTGCCAGCGTTGCAGGTAGTACCTCCAACTGCCCCAGTGGTGCTGAGGGTGGTCATCTAGGCTGGTTGACAGCCGATGACTGCGCTCCTGAGTTCTCTCGTGAAATCTTTGGCAAACCTGAAATCGGTGTATTACCCCGCCTGGTGCATAGCCGTTTTGGTCTGCATGTCATCGAGGTACTGGAACGAGAGGCTGGCGTATTGCCAGAATTCGAAGCGGTTCGTTCAGCCGTTTCACTGGCGCTGGAACGACAGCGCTACGCGACGGCATTACGTCAATACCTGCAACTACTGGCCGGGCAATGCGAGATCGAAGGGGTCGACCTGGCCGCCAGTAGCGATCCACTGGTGCAGTAG
- a CDS encoding cupin domain-containing protein produces MSTHHAKAGEIVDLATWANDLPFEKSKAIVKSNGFELARLVIKAGEDMHKNGLCHVNGPTIFHCIEGEIDLQTSDTTVRLHAGQLAYLESQAKHAVTGIQDSVVLLTIVLT; encoded by the coding sequence ATGTCAACACATCACGCAAAGGCTGGCGAAATAGTGGATCTTGCAACCTGGGCAAACGATCTGCCCTTCGAAAAATCCAAGGCCATCGTCAAGAGCAATGGCTTTGAACTAGCTCGCCTGGTTATCAAAGCCGGTGAAGATATGCACAAGAACGGACTCTGCCATGTCAATGGACCCACCATTTTTCATTGCATTGAAGGCGAGATAGATTTGCAGACAAGTGATACAACGGTCAGGCTGCATGCCGGCCAGCTGGCCTACCTAGAATCTCAGGCGAAGCATGCGGTGACTGGTATTCAGGACTCTGTGGTGCTGTTGACTATCGTACTCACATAG
- the narJ gene encoding nitrate reductase molybdenum cofactor assembly chaperone, whose protein sequence is MNRHRSEVSSSTRTLRVIAHLLGYPSEELREHLGELQEALHDENALGKSRLAEIDALIARLSNEPGLSSEAAYVELFDRGRGTSLHLFEHVHGDSRDRGPAMIDLVKTYEAGGLLLDDGELPDYLPVVLQFASTQPNAESRQFLGEIAHIIRLIFSALVRRESSYASLAGALLELAGERAEAVSIPDEQDIDEAWAEPEVFGGCSTEGQASASANSPTQPEGTQPLYFIPKAATSSASSVTKPSSSDTRRTSP, encoded by the coding sequence ATGAACAGGCATCGCTCTGAAGTATCCAGTAGTACCCGAACGCTGCGAGTAATAGCACATTTGCTTGGCTATCCCAGTGAAGAACTGCGTGAGCACCTTGGTGAACTGCAAGAGGCTTTGCATGATGAGAATGCACTAGGCAAATCACGCCTTGCAGAGATCGATGCGCTGATCGCCCGGTTAAGTAATGAGCCTGGTTTGTCCAGCGAGGCTGCTTATGTCGAACTATTCGATCGAGGACGTGGTACCTCCCTGCATCTTTTTGAGCATGTGCATGGCGATTCACGGGATCGAGGGCCTGCAATGATCGATCTGGTAAAGACCTATGAGGCAGGAGGCCTGTTGCTGGATGATGGAGAACTGCCTGACTACCTGCCAGTGGTGCTGCAATTTGCCTCAACACAACCCAACGCAGAGTCACGCCAGTTTCTGGGTGAGATAGCTCATATCATCAGGCTCATCTTCAGCGCTCTGGTACGCCGTGAAAGCTCTTACGCCAGTTTGGCGGGCGCCTTGCTGGAGCTTGCCGGTGAGCGAGCGGAAGCCGTCAGCATACCGGACGAGCAGGATATAGACGAGGCCTGGGCAGAGCCTGAAGTCTTTGGTGGTTGTTCGACCGAGGGACAAGCTTCTGCATCTGCGAATAGCCCCACTCAGCCCGAGGGTACCCAACCGCTGTATTTCATCCCAAAGGCCGCCACCTCCTCGGCATCTTCGGTCACGAAACCATCATCTTCTGATACCAGGAGAACCAGCCCATGA
- a CDS encoding cbb3-type cytochrome c oxidase subunit I: MRYKSQSVAYWYFAVAIALFGLQLVFGLLSAAKYLGPDPLLYIMPFDVTKVIHTNLLIVWVLTGFMGATYWMVPDESRSELYSTKLAYVQLVLWTLMGVVTVTGYLFRYGTGNKLLEQPLPSKIVIVIVMLMFLYNIGMTIRKAGRLTTPEGVLIAGLGLAALLYLPALLHFENYTIAVFYRWWTIHLWVEGVWEMIQGGFLAYLLIRLSGADREVMDKWLYVIVGLVFIAGVIGTAHHYYWIGVPSYWLPIGGIFSALEPVALVGMAVYAYSAIRRSGMLHPNKLALHWTVGSAVFTLFGAGLLGLAHTFPAVNKWTHGTLVTAMHGHAAFYGAYAMIVMAMISYALPAITRRPEEGSAMGYWSFWLQLGGMFGMTLSFATAGIGQVYLERIMGMGYLDAQLRIQIHFVMLIATASMFTVGVGLFIVDFFRFPPVFKLISVVEPAPPKQAISGSGEAAQA, encoded by the coding sequence ATGCGATACAAATCCCAGTCTGTCGCCTACTGGTACTTTGCCGTTGCGATAGCCCTGTTCGGCCTGCAATTGGTCTTTGGTCTGTTGTCTGCGGCCAAGTATCTCGGCCCTGATCCACTACTCTACATCATGCCTTTCGATGTCACCAAGGTCATCCATACCAATCTACTGATTGTCTGGGTGTTAACAGGATTCATGGGGGCCACCTACTGGATGGTGCCGGATGAATCACGTTCCGAGTTGTACAGCACGAAGCTGGCCTACGTTCAATTGGTGCTCTGGACCCTCATGGGTGTGGTTACCGTGACCGGATACCTGTTTCGGTATGGCACGGGCAACAAACTATTGGAACAGCCATTACCCTCAAAAATCGTGATTGTTATCGTGATGCTGATGTTTCTCTACAACATCGGTATGACAATCAGGAAGGCTGGCCGTCTGACCACACCAGAGGGTGTGTTGATTGCTGGTTTAGGGCTAGCCGCCCTGCTCTACCTGCCCGCGCTGCTGCATTTCGAAAACTATACGATTGCCGTCTTCTACCGGTGGTGGACGATCCACCTATGGGTCGAAGGCGTTTGGGAAATGATCCAGGGTGGTTTTCTCGCCTATTTGCTCATCCGGCTTTCAGGCGCTGATCGTGAAGTGATGGATAAGTGGCTGTATGTCATTGTCGGACTGGTGTTCATTGCCGGTGTTATCGGTACAGCTCATCACTATTACTGGATTGGTGTCCCCAGCTATTGGTTGCCGATTGGTGGAATTTTCAGTGCGCTGGAACCGGTTGCTTTGGTAGGCATGGCTGTATATGCCTATTCGGCGATTCGTCGCTCCGGCATGTTGCACCCTAACAAGCTTGCTTTGCACTGGACAGTCGGCAGTGCTGTGTTCACGCTTTTCGGAGCAGGCTTGCTGGGCCTTGCCCATACCTTTCCTGCAGTCAACAAATGGACTCATGGCACCCTCGTCACTGCAATGCATGGCCATGCTGCTTTTTACGGTGCTTACGCAATGATTGTGATGGCGATGATCAGCTATGCATTGCCGGCAATCACACGCCGTCCAGAAGAAGGTTCAGCAATGGGTTATTGGTCTTTCTGGCTGCAATTGGGCGGTATGTTCGGCATGACACTATCGTTCGCTACTGCGGGTATCGGGCAAGTGTATCTAGAGCGAATCATGGGCATGGGCTATCTTGATGCTCAGCTCCGAATCCAGATTCACTTTGTGATGCTGATTGCAACGGCTTCCATGTTCACGGTTGGTGTTGGCTTGTTCATTGTTGATTTCTTCCGTTTCCCACCGGTTTTCAAATTGATCAGTGTCGTTGAACCCGCTCCACCAAAGCAGGCAATATCGGGCAGTGGCGAAGCGGCACAGGCGTGA
- a CDS encoding c-type cytochrome, with product MNKRQTRLFAIGSTLLAVVIFVGMTIDSHRQFGKLTNADKITAEVKLGQNVWHDNNCINCHTLFGEGAYYAPDLTKITQHRGEAYLKAYMRDPSQFYDEQKDRRLMPNQDLSEDDITNLIAFLDWVSNVDNGGWPPRPILVTGAGMPGGAPVAVQTPTTDDATGSSQNAELNPIALGEQVFKTTTPACGACHSIVPGVDMAGPSLAGIASRSEKMVASSDYTGQATDLQSYLHESIVSPGAYLVPGAMYSADGTSFMPPGYAMELTTEQVDQLVAYLSSLK from the coding sequence ATGAACAAACGCCAAACCCGCCTGTTTGCCATTGGTTCGACTTTGCTCGCCGTTGTCATATTCGTCGGCATGACCATTGATAGTCACCGTCAATTCGGCAAACTGACCAATGCTGACAAAATAACGGCCGAAGTAAAACTGGGTCAGAACGTCTGGCACGATAACAATTGCATTAACTGCCACACCCTGTTTGGCGAGGGTGCTTATTACGCACCCGATCTGACCAAAATCACTCAGCATCGTGGTGAGGCCTATTTAAAAGCCTATATGCGCGATCCGTCCCAATTTTATGACGAACAGAAAGATCGACGGTTGATGCCCAATCAGGATCTGAGTGAGGATGACATCACCAACCTGATCGCATTTCTCGATTGGGTCAGCAATGTCGACAATGGAGGGTGGCCACCACGACCGATACTGGTAACGGGTGCTGGCATGCCCGGCGGTGCACCCGTCGCGGTACAGACACCAACAACAGACGACGCAACTGGCAGTTCACAGAATGCTGAATTGAACCCGATCGCTCTGGGCGAGCAGGTATTCAAGACGACAACACCAGCCTGTGGCGCCTGTCATTCCATTGTACCTGGTGTGGATATGGCCGGACCGAGTCTGGCGGGAATTGCCAGTCGCAGCGAGAAAATGGTTGCATCGTCTGACTATACAGGGCAAGCGACGGATTTACAGAGCTACCTGCATGAGTCAATCGTCTCGCCCGGTGCCTATCTGGTGCCCGGTGCGATGTACTCAGCTGATGGCACCTCTTTCATGCCGCCAGGCTATGCGATGGAGCTGACGACTGAACAAGTCGATCAACTTGTTGCTTATCTGTCCTCGCTCAAATAA
- the narH gene encoding nitrate reductase subunit beta, producing MKIRAQIGKVLNLDKCIGCHTCSVTCKNVWTSRPGVEYAYFNNVETKPGIGYPKQWEDQAKWNGGWVRKSNGKIEPRQGGKWKLLMKIFANPNMPQIDDYYEPFTFDYDHLQSAPEMKAPPTARPRSLITGQRMEKIEWGPNWEDILGGEFEKRSKDKNFDDIQKDIYGQFENSFMMYLPRLCEHCLNPTCVASCPSGSIYKREEDGIVLIDQDKCRGWRMCISGCPYKKIYYNWKSGKAEKCTFCYPRIEAGEPTVCSETCVGRIRYLGVMLYDADRIEEAASVEKDKDLYQAQLDIFLDPNDPEVIKQARIDNIPDAWMAAARRSPVYKMAVDWKVALPLHPEYRTLPMVWYVPPLSPISAAANAGHLSSKGVLPDVEQLRIPVKYLANLLTAGDTAPVIRALERMLAMRAFQRGRHVDGETNLEVLTQVGLTQSQVEDMYQVMAIANYEDRFVIPTSHREVDENAFNLRGGCGFSFGNGCSEGTTQTSLFGSEKKRTIPIKMEKWIPAS from the coding sequence ATGAAAATCCGTGCCCAGATCGGCAAGGTTCTTAATCTGGATAAATGCATTGGTTGCCATACTTGCAGTGTTACCTGCAAGAATGTCTGGACCAGTCGTCCCGGTGTTGAATATGCCTATTTCAACAATGTAGAAACCAAGCCCGGTATCGGCTATCCCAAGCAATGGGAAGATCAGGCCAAATGGAACGGTGGTTGGGTTCGCAAGAGCAACGGCAAGATAGAACCACGCCAGGGTGGCAAGTGGAAGTTGCTGATGAAGATATTTGCCAATCCGAACATGCCACAGATTGACGACTATTATGAGCCGTTTACCTTTGACTATGATCATCTGCAAAGCGCGCCTGAGATGAAGGCCCCTCCCACAGCGCGTCCACGCTCCCTGATCACCGGTCAGCGTATGGAGAAAATCGAGTGGGGTCCCAACTGGGAAGATATCCTGGGCGGCGAATTTGAAAAGCGCAGCAAGGACAAGAACTTCGACGACATACAAAAGGATATCTACGGGCAATTCGAAAACTCTTTCATGATGTACCTGCCACGCCTTTGTGAGCATTGCCTGAATCCTACCTGTGTAGCCTCTTGCCCCAGTGGCAGTATCTACAAGCGCGAGGAAGACGGCATTGTGCTGATCGATCAGGACAAGTGCCGCGGCTGGCGTATGTGTATCAGTGGCTGCCCATACAAGAAGATCTATTACAACTGGAAAAGCGGCAAGGCCGAGAAGTGCACCTTTTGCTACCCACGTATCGAAGCTGGTGAGCCGACCGTATGCTCGGAGACCTGTGTCGGCCGGATACGCTACCTGGGAGTGATGCTCTACGATGCCGATCGTATCGAGGAAGCCGCAAGCGTTGAGAAGGACAAGGATCTGTATCAGGCTCAACTGGATATCTTTCTTGATCCGAACGATCCAGAAGTCATCAAGCAGGCACGCATCGACAATATCCCGGATGCCTGGATGGCCGCGGCACGACGCAGCCCGGTGTACAAGATGGCCGTGGACTGGAAAGTGGCATTGCCGCTGCACCCTGAATATCGCACTTTGCCAATGGTGTGGTATGTCCCTCCCCTATCACCTATCTCAGCAGCAGCCAATGCTGGCCATCTGAGTAGTAAAGGCGTATTGCCTGATGTTGAACAACTGCGGATCCCGGTCAAGTATCTGGCCAATCTGCTGACAGCTGGTGATACTGCGCCGGTCATACGGGCCCTTGAGCGAATGCTTGCCATGCGTGCCTTCCAGCGTGGACGCCACGTCGATGGCGAGACCAATCTGGAGGTGTTGACACAGGTGGGGCTGACACAAAGCCAAGTGGAAGACATGTATCAGGTCATGGCCATTGCCAACTATGAGGACCGTTTCGTGATACCGACCAGCCATCGTGAAGTTGATGAAAATGCATTCAACCTGCGCGGTGGTTGCGGCTTCAGTTTTGGTAACGGCTGCTCGGAAGGCACCACCCAAACCAGTCTGTTTGGCAGCGAGAAAAAACGCACTATTCCTATCAAGATGGAAAAATGGATCCCGGCATCATGA
- a CDS encoding DUF2478 domain-containing protein, with protein MIFTDSLDMAFAGIPAADTGQVDRLLCDLAIRLERDGVRLAGAVQSDIERQGECRCDMSLRILSSDNRYPISARLGPLSRGCQLDPEALECAAWEVESLLRSASNNALPQLLIVNKFSKSEAHGKGFATCIAVALERGVSVLCGIGRLSLADFQGFTDDQAELLKPNKQAIEQ; from the coding sequence GTGATCTTCACAGATAGCCTTGACATGGCATTTGCCGGAATCCCGGCAGCTGACACCGGCCAGGTCGATCGCCTGCTTTGCGATTTGGCCATACGCCTGGAACGAGATGGCGTGCGGCTCGCAGGTGCCGTTCAGAGCGATATCGAACGACAAGGCGAATGCCGCTGCGACATGAGCTTGCGAATTCTCAGTTCGGATAATCGCTATCCCATATCTGCCAGGCTGGGCCCTTTGTCCCGAGGATGTCAGCTGGACCCAGAGGCACTGGAATGCGCAGCCTGGGAAGTTGAGAGCTTGCTTCGTAGTGCATCGAATAATGCGCTGCCGCAGCTGCTTATCGTGAACAAGTTCAGCAAGAGCGAGGCACATGGCAAGGGCTTCGCAACCTGTATTGCCGTGGCTTTGGAGCGAGGCGTTTCCGTGTTATGCGGTATTGGTCGGTTGAGTCTTGCAGATTTTCAGGGCTTTACCGATGATCAGGCAGAGCTACTCAAGCCGAACAAGCAAGCCATCGAACAATGA
- a CDS encoding CbbQ/NirQ/NorQ/GpvN family protein — MNIVEPIGLSEQHDNKEPWYLPTGQEVEVFEQCHARQLAVLLKGPTGCGKTRFVEYMAWRLGRPLITIACHDDLTASDLIGRFLVRHDGTQWQDGPLTRALREGAICYLDEVVEARQDTIVVLHPLADHRRTLPIDKTGETVAAAEGFQLVVSYNPGYQRMLKDLKPSTRQRFVGLDFDFPPLDQEVQIVSQEGGVDYANAHALVSLAVRLRALRDRGLAEVPSTRLLIAAARLIDSGIDPKLACQTAIVAPLSDDPTLGSAMRDLVDAMFI, encoded by the coding sequence GTGAACATCGTTGAGCCAATCGGATTGTCTGAACAGCATGACAACAAGGAACCTTGGTATTTACCAACAGGCCAGGAGGTGGAGGTCTTTGAGCAATGCCACGCACGTCAATTGGCCGTATTGCTCAAGGGGCCAACCGGTTGTGGCAAAACTCGATTCGTCGAATACATGGCGTGGCGACTCGGGCGTCCCCTGATCACCATCGCCTGTCATGACGACCTGACCGCCAGTGATCTGATCGGTCGCTTTCTGGTTCGACACGATGGCACTCAATGGCAGGATGGTCCGCTCACTCGAGCCTTGCGCGAAGGGGCGATCTGTTATCTGGACGAAGTGGTCGAAGCCAGGCAGGATACGATTGTCGTACTGCATCCACTGGCTGATCATCGGCGCACTTTGCCTATTGATAAAACGGGCGAAACTGTTGCAGCGGCCGAGGGATTCCAGCTTGTGGTGTCCTACAATCCGGGCTATCAACGCATGCTCAAGGATCTCAAGCCCAGCACTCGTCAGCGCTTTGTTGGTCTGGATTTCGATTTTCCGCCGCTTGATCAAGAGGTACAGATAGTCAGCCAGGAAGGCGGCGTTGATTACGCCAATGCCCATGCACTGGTCAGTTTGGCGGTGCGTTTGCGTGCCTTGCGCGATCGCGGACTGGCTGAAGTACCAAGCACTCGTTTGTTGATTGCAGCCGCAAGGCTGATCGATAGCGGTATTGATCCCAAATTGGCTTGTCAGACAGCCATCGTTGCACCGCTTTCAGACGACCCGACACTGGGTAGCGCGATGCGCGATCTGGTTGATGCCATGTTCATCTAA